The following are from one region of the Advenella mimigardefordensis DPN7 genome:
- a CDS encoding FecCD family ABC transporter permease, with the protein MTTRHTRLGAALTLAIGLGLLVLLAVLSLSVGITYIAPGDVLGALFQPDPLDINHILVNTTRLSRMTVAIAVGACLAVAGGLMQAVTRNPLASPGLFGINAGAVFAIVLLAPLFGSPSLTQFMMLAFAGAAVAGTLVYCIGMLGSRSPFRIVLAGAAVTALFASFTQALLVISQDGLDSILFWMAGSVAGREMQAVVALYPYLLIGFAASFLLARHINILVTGEEIARGLGQNTFVIRSLLSIIIILLAGGAVSLAGNISFIGLIVPHIVRRLLPGDFRWLLPGYAIFGALLLLLADIVARIVLIPQEVPIGVVTALLGAPFFIHMARKGMRNG; encoded by the coding sequence ATGACGACGCGGCATACTCGCCTGGGCGCTGCGCTGACGCTGGCAATTGGCCTGGGCTTACTGGTTCTGCTGGCGGTCCTTAGCCTGTCGGTCGGCATCACCTATATTGCACCGGGTGATGTACTGGGCGCGCTGTTTCAACCCGATCCACTGGATATCAACCATATTCTGGTGAACACCACCAGGCTTTCTCGCATGACAGTTGCCATCGCCGTGGGTGCCTGTCTTGCTGTGGCCGGCGGGCTGATGCAGGCCGTGACCCGCAACCCTCTGGCCTCTCCCGGCTTGTTTGGCATCAATGCCGGTGCTGTTTTTGCCATTGTCCTCCTTGCGCCCCTGTTCGGCTCGCCTTCCCTGACCCAATTCATGATGCTGGCCTTTGCCGGTGCCGCGGTCGCCGGAACACTGGTCTATTGCATTGGGATGCTGGGCAGTCGCAGCCCCTTTCGCATTGTCCTGGCGGGTGCTGCCGTCACTGCACTGTTTGCCTCTTTTACCCAGGCGCTGCTCGTGATCAGTCAGGACGGTCTGGACAGCATTCTGTTCTGGATGGCCGGTTCGGTTGCCGGACGTGAAATGCAGGCCGTCGTTGCCCTCTATCCCTATCTGCTGATCGGCTTTGCGGCCAGTTTCCTGCTGGCCAGGCATATCAATATTCTGGTGACGGGCGAGGAGATTGCCCGCGGCCTTGGGCAAAATACATTTGTCATTCGTTCGCTATTGAGCATCATTATTATTCTGCTGGCGGGTGGCGCGGTGTCGCTGGCCGGCAATATCAGTTTTATCGGACTGATCGTGCCTCACATTGTGCGCCGACTGCTTCCCGGTGATTTTCGCTGGCTGCTACCCGGGTATGCGATTTTCGGGGCGTTGTTGCTGTTACTTGCCGATATTGTCGCCCGTATCGTACTGATTCCTCAGGAAGTGCCTATCGGCGTGGTCACGGCATTATTAGGGGCGCCGTTTTTTATCCATATGGCCAGAAAGGGAATGCGCAATGGATAA
- a CDS encoding FecCD family ABC transporter permease, producing MDKWLTLRNNWYSRQINTGTCIVLALLLLFTLAVALLSLSSGKYMLSLSAIMDALRSSTMTGDAFIVSILRAPRMLTALLAGGALAVAGLLLQTIIRNPLASPDIIGVTSGASATAVFFLSFMTSWLSMQWLPLAAMAGGFIGAALVYLLAWRRGVSPTRLILVGIGVSAAMVACTTLLLVFSPLSSTLTAYVWLTGSVYGARWHDITTLCLWLLPAAVLLVVLARTLIVNELDDALVIGLGISLERARLVLLALSVYLAGAAIAYTGALGFVGLVAPHIARRIGGKSGLSLIIVTMLVGANMVMIADLIGRTLFLPLDLPAGIFVSAIGAPFFIYLLLRSRA from the coding sequence ATGGATAAATGGCTGACCTTGCGCAACAATTGGTACTCACGCCAAATCAACACGGGCACATGTATCGTGCTTGCCCTGTTGCTGCTGTTCACGCTGGCGGTTGCCCTGCTGTCGCTCTCTTCTGGCAAGTACATGCTATCGCTGTCAGCAATCATGGATGCGTTGCGCAGCAGCACGATGACGGGGGATGCCTTTATCGTCTCCATTCTGCGCGCGCCCAGAATGCTGACGGCGCTGCTGGCAGGCGGCGCACTGGCCGTAGCCGGTCTGCTGTTGCAAACCATTATCCGCAATCCGCTGGCCTCACCCGACATTATCGGCGTCACCAGCGGCGCATCGGCTACCGCAGTGTTTTTCCTGTCATTTATGACCTCCTGGCTCAGTATGCAATGGCTGCCACTGGCGGCAATGGCCGGTGGTTTTATCGGCGCCGCGCTGGTTTACCTGCTGGCCTGGAGGCGCGGCGTATCACCCACAAGGCTGATCCTGGTGGGGATTGGGGTGTCGGCAGCGATGGTCGCCTGCACCACCCTGTTGCTGGTCTTCAGTCCCTTATCTTCAACGCTCACCGCTTATGTCTGGCTTACAGGCAGTGTCTATGGAGCACGCTGGCATGACATCACAACCCTGTGCCTGTGGTTACTGCCGGCGGCCGTGTTGCTGGTTGTTCTGGCCCGAACGCTGATCGTCAATGAACTGGACGACGCACTGGTTATCGGCCTTGGCATTTCCCTGGAGCGGGCACGACTGGTTCTGCTGGCGTTAAGCGTCTACCTTGCGGGCGCAGCCATTGCCTACACGGGCGCGCTGGGATTCGTCGGCCTGGTCGCACCCCATATAGCGAGACGCATTGGCGGAAAATCCGGCCTGAGTCTGATTATCGTGACGATGCTGGTCGGGGCCAATATGGTTATGATCGCCGACCTGATCGGCCGCACGCTGTTTTTGCCGCTGGATTTACCCGCCGGTATTTTTGTGTCGGCCATCGGCGCGCCGTTCTTCATCTATTTGCTGTTGCGCTCACGTGCCTAA
- a CDS encoding ABC transporter ATP-binding protein, protein MDPIQSQDLTLKYDTRIVIDGLNLTIPKAKISVLVGSNGCGKSTLLKSFARLIRPTQGTVLLNGKDIHHRSTAAVARELAILPQSPAAPEGLSVYQLVRLGRFPHQTWLQQWSREDETIVTQALAQTELTDVQDRPVDALSGGQRQRAWIAMTLAQNTDTLLLDEPTTYLDLAHQIEVLDLLYELNVTRHKTIVMVLHDLNLACRYAHNMIAIADGKVYAQGNPAQVLDAAMVRNVFHLQSKIVKDPLYGTPMCIPIGKGIHSAGIDAS, encoded by the coding sequence ATGGATCCTATACAAAGCCAAGACCTTACGCTGAAGTACGATACCCGAATCGTCATTGACGGGCTGAATCTGACCATTCCCAAGGCAAAGATTTCGGTACTGGTGGGCAGCAATGGCTGCGGCAAAAGCACCCTGCTCAAATCCTTTGCCCGGCTGATCCGCCCCACCCAGGGTACGGTTCTGCTTAACGGCAAGGACATCCATCACCGCTCCACGGCCGCGGTTGCGCGCGAACTGGCCATTTTGCCGCAAAGCCCGGCCGCGCCGGAGGGCCTGTCCGTTTATCAACTGGTGCGTCTGGGACGATTCCCTCACCAAACCTGGTTGCAGCAGTGGTCCAGAGAAGACGAAACGATTGTGACGCAGGCACTGGCGCAAACCGAACTGACCGACGTTCAGGACAGGCCGGTGGATGCGCTGTCTGGCGGGCAGCGTCAGCGCGCCTGGATTGCCATGACGCTGGCACAGAATACCGATACGCTGCTGCTGGACGAACCCACCACCTATCTGGACCTGGCCCACCAGATCGAAGTGCTGGATCTGCTGTATGAATTGAATGTGACCAGACATAAAACCATCGTCATGGTCCTGCACGATCTGAACCTCGCCTGCCGCTATGCCCACAATATGATTGCCATCGCCGACGGGAAGGTCTACGCACAAGGCAACCCGGCACAGGTGCTTGATGCCGCCATGGTTCGGAATGTATTTCATCTGCAAAGCAAAATTGTTAAAGACCCGCTATACGGCACCCCCATGTGTATTCCCATTGGCAAAGGAATCCATAGTGCCGGCATTGACGCATCCTGA
- a CDS encoding 2OG-Fe(II) oxygenase, with translation MNTGQIDRYPSHENVAAYAATIASADWYALERSLNEHGNAVIPGLLTAAQCKALAAGYDREQGYRSRIVMARHGFGRGEYKYFAYPLPTLLNQLRHLLYPHLAPIANRWSRQLNEKESYPPALDAFLAQCHAVGQTGPTPLILQYGPGDYNCLHQDLYGDQVFPLQVAILLSAPEQDFTGGQFVMTETATTGQRAEVIPLKQGDALLFTVNHRPAPGKRGRLRKVAMRHGVSAVNSGRRHTLGIIFHDAC, from the coding sequence ATGAATACAGGTCAAATTGATCGCTACCCATCACATGAAAATGTAGCAGCGTATGCCGCCACCATCGCGAGCGCAGACTGGTACGCACTTGAGCGCTCGCTTAATGAACATGGGAATGCGGTTATCCCCGGCCTGTTGACTGCAGCCCAATGTAAAGCGCTGGCCGCAGGCTATGATCGGGAGCAAGGCTATCGCAGCCGGATCGTTATGGCTCGTCATGGATTCGGTCGGGGCGAGTACAAATATTTCGCCTATCCCTTACCCACATTGCTCAACCAGTTGCGCCACCTGCTCTACCCGCACCTGGCGCCGATTGCCAATCGCTGGAGCCGGCAACTGAACGAGAAAGAATCTTATCCGCCAGCCCTGGATGCTTTCCTGGCGCAATGCCATGCTGTCGGTCAGACCGGCCCCACGCCATTGATTCTGCAATATGGCCCGGGCGACTATAACTGTCTGCACCAGGACCTGTATGGAGATCAGGTTTTCCCTTTGCAAGTGGCAATTTTGCTCTCTGCGCCAGAGCAGGACTTTACCGGCGGCCAGTTCGTGATGACAGAAACAGCCACAACCGGCCAGCGCGCCGAAGTGATCCCACTGAAGCAAGGCGATGCGCTTCTCTTCACTGTCAACCACCGGCCTGCGCCCGGCAAACGCGGCCGCTTACGCAAAGTTGCCATGCGCCACGGCGTAAGCGCTGTAAATAGTGGCAGGCGCCATACATTAGGGATTATTTTTCACGATGCCTGCTAA
- a CDS encoding 2OG-Fe(II) oxygenase, whose protein sequence is MTLLANTIDCLDWIRIETRLDSEGYALLPGLLSAAQSQALMNTISGQSNNQMNGLTNGLTLRRITLTDNDPGRGQLFFFNNQLPEVLATLRAQLYRHLMPIANHWNHVLNIGYRYPDTLDGFLQSNCQAGQERQLSHLHRLKASDYLALHQWSDGELVFPLQVLIQLTEPERDFSGGQWVMTEQRPRMQSRPIVLSLHQGDVAIICTARRPIKGSQGFYRVNMKHAISRVRGGQRIGLELFFHHAPGSDQKETHEQATLLDLDRP, encoded by the coding sequence ATGACCCTTCTCGCGAACACAATAGATTGCCTTGACTGGATCCGCATCGAAACAAGACTGGACAGCGAAGGCTATGCCCTGCTCCCTGGCTTGCTATCTGCTGCTCAATCTCAGGCGCTGATGAACACAATAAGCGGCCAGTCAAACAATCAAATGAACGGCCTGACCAATGGCCTAACACTGCGTCGCATCACATTGACAGACAATGATCCGGGTCGCGGCCAGCTGTTCTTTTTTAACAATCAGCTTCCCGAGGTGCTTGCCACTTTGCGTGCGCAGCTCTATCGCCATCTGATGCCAATCGCCAATCACTGGAACCACGTATTGAATATCGGATACCGTTATCCCGACACACTGGACGGCTTTCTGCAATCCAATTGCCAGGCCGGTCAGGAGCGACAACTGTCACATCTGCATCGATTAAAAGCATCAGACTATCTTGCCCTGCACCAGTGGAGCGACGGCGAGTTGGTGTTTCCGTTACAGGTATTAATACAGCTAACTGAACCCGAACGCGATTTCAGCGGTGGGCAATGGGTCATGACAGAACAGCGTCCACGCATGCAGTCTCGCCCGATTGTCCTGTCGTTACATCAGGGCGACGTTGCCATCATCTGCACAGCCCGGCGTCCCATCAAAGGAAGCCAGGGTTTTTACCGGGTCAATATGAAACATGCTATCAGCCGCGTACGCGGTGGTCAGCGCATTGGACTGGAACTGTTTTTTCATCATGCTCCCGGCAGCGATCAGAAGGAAACACATGAACAAGCCACGCTATTGGACCTTGACCGGCCCTGA
- a CDS encoding Ada metal-binding domain-containing protein, producing MNKPRYWTLTGPDGKPWRSSVPGELGGHRRSKLYGCLDCRAALQAIARGGYVQHRVFFANEATAIAAGYRPCAVCLPTPYANWKAAQAK from the coding sequence ATGAACAAGCCACGCTATTGGACCTTGACCGGCCCTGACGGCAAACCCTGGCGTAGCAGTGTTCCCGGTGAGCTGGGTGGACACAGACGCAGCAAACTCTATGGTTGCCTGGATTGCCGCGCCGCCCTGCAGGCCATTGCTCGCGGTGGATACGTTCAACATCGGGTATTTTTTGCCAATGAAGCAACGGCCATCGCTGCCGGCTACCGGCCCTGCGCAGTATGCCTTCCGACACCGTATGCCAACTGGAAGGCCGCGCAGGCAAAATAA
- a CDS encoding Bug family tripartite tricarboxylate transporter substrate binding protein gives MSFLRTVAGGVLATMILAGSASAAWPEKPVTIIVPAAPGGTTDIVARLVGEKMSKILGQTVVVENKAGAAGIIGSQALVRSKPDGYTLGMGNVGPNAINYSLYKTLPYKKEDFKPITLVISVPNVLVVNSETPVKSVSELVAYLAANEDRRTFGSSGKGQSPHLSAEMFLQRIKQTAQHVPYKGAGPAVSGLLGNQYTFMIDNLPSSLPSIQSGKFRALAVTGEQRSEQLPDVPTMKEAGIDNMVVNAWFGLVAPAGTPDDIVGQLQQAAKQALQSDDIIARFKSLGGTPGGNTPAAFATFINDQQHLWADTVHAANLQMQ, from the coding sequence ATGAGCTTTTTGCGAACGGTTGCCGGTGGCGTACTGGCGACGATGATATTGGCAGGTAGCGCCAGTGCGGCCTGGCCGGAGAAACCCGTCACAATTATTGTCCCGGCTGCACCTGGCGGGACAACCGACATTGTGGCACGGCTGGTGGGTGAGAAAATGAGCAAAATACTGGGGCAAACGGTCGTTGTTGAAAACAAGGCCGGAGCGGCGGGTATTATCGGTTCACAGGCGCTGGTGCGCAGCAAGCCGGACGGCTACACGCTGGGCATGGGCAATGTAGGACCTAATGCAATCAACTATAGCCTTTACAAAACGCTACCCTATAAGAAGGAGGATTTCAAGCCTATCACGCTTGTCATTTCAGTGCCAAATGTACTGGTTGTTAATAGTGAGACGCCGGTAAAATCGGTATCGGAGCTTGTTGCATATCTTGCTGCGAATGAAGATCGCAGGACGTTCGGCTCCTCGGGCAAAGGGCAGTCGCCGCATCTGTCCGCAGAGATGTTCCTGCAACGGATCAAACAGACGGCGCAACATGTCCCTTACAAGGGCGCCGGCCCGGCGGTATCGGGTTTGCTGGGTAATCAATATACGTTCATGATCGATAATCTGCCCAGCTCTCTGCCGTCCATCCAGTCCGGTAAATTCAGGGCGTTAGCGGTCACGGGCGAGCAGCGTTCTGAGCAGTTGCCGGATGTGCCCACCATGAAAGAGGCGGGCATCGATAATATGGTTGTCAACGCATGGTTTGGATTGGTCGCGCCAGCAGGCACGCCGGATGATATTGTTGGTCAACTTCAACAGGCTGCCAAACAGGCGCTGCAGAGTGACGATATAATTGCGCGTTTCAAATCGCTAGGCGGCACACCGGGCGGGAACACGCCGGCGGCGTTCGCGACGTTTATCAATGATCAGCAGCATTTATGGGCCGATACGGTGCATGCTGCGAATTTGCAAATGCAATAG
- a CDS encoding muconate/chloromuconate family cycloisomerase, giving the protein MDATIVEVSSQILDIPTIRPHKMSVATMHNQCLVLVRIKTSDGIEGIGEATTIGGLNYGGESPESMKTNIDRYFAPLLIGQPATKLSAIRQRIDKAIKDNRFAKCAIETALYDAYAKRLGVPLNALFGGAIHDRISIAWTLASGDTQKDIDEAQQMLATRRHQIFKLKVGMRAPKDDLKHIRAIRQALSDDASIRIDVNQGWSETEATQQLRALADAGVELVEQPIHEKNLAGLQRLTALGIVPIMADESLKGPQDGFALASAHCANVFAIKIEQAGGLQHARDLIGIAQAADIALYGGTMLEGSIATIAAAHLFSTLNRLEWGTEMFGPLLLKDEILATPLDYSDYSLKIPQGPGLGITLDEDKIAFYTRK; this is encoded by the coding sequence ATGGATGCAACCATAGTAGAAGTCAGTTCGCAAATTCTTGATATCCCTACCATTCGCCCACACAAAATGTCCGTGGCCACCATGCATAACCAATGCCTGGTCCTGGTGCGTATCAAAACCTCCGATGGTATTGAAGGCATCGGCGAAGCGACCACGATCGGCGGGCTCAATTACGGTGGCGAAAGCCCCGAGAGCATGAAGACAAACATTGATCGCTATTTTGCACCCTTGCTTATCGGCCAGCCGGCAACAAAGCTGTCTGCCATTCGCCAGCGCATCGACAAGGCCATCAAGGACAACCGCTTTGCCAAATGTGCCATCGAAACGGCACTCTACGACGCCTATGCAAAACGCCTGGGCGTGCCACTCAATGCACTTTTCGGTGGTGCCATTCACGACCGGATCAGTATTGCCTGGACGCTGGCCAGTGGCGATACTCAGAAAGACATAGACGAAGCACAACAGATGCTGGCCACCCGTCGCCACCAGATTTTCAAACTCAAGGTGGGCATGCGGGCGCCGAAAGACGATCTGAAACACATTCGTGCGATCCGGCAAGCGCTGAGCGATGACGCCAGCATTCGCATCGACGTTAATCAGGGGTGGTCGGAAACCGAAGCCACGCAGCAGTTGCGTGCACTGGCCGATGCCGGCGTAGAATTGGTGGAGCAACCCATCCACGAGAAGAATCTGGCCGGCCTGCAACGCCTGACAGCGCTGGGTATCGTGCCGATCATGGCCGACGAATCGCTCAAAGGTCCGCAGGATGGCTTTGCACTGGCCAGCGCACATTGCGCCAATGTGTTTGCCATCAAGATCGAACAGGCCGGCGGCCTGCAACACGCACGCGACCTGATCGGCATCGCCCAGGCCGCCGATATTGCCCTGTACGGCGGCACCATGCTGGAAGGCTCTATTGCCACCATCGCCGCCGCGCATCTGTTCTCTACTCTGAACCGGCTGGAATGGGGAACCGAAATGTTCGGCCCGTTATTACTCAAAGATGAGATTCTGGCAACGCCACTGGACTACAGCGACTACTCCCTGAAGATTCCTCAGGGACCTGGACTGGGTATTACCCTGGATGAAGACAAGATTGCGTTCTATACACGCAAATAG
- the catC gene encoding muconolactone Delta-isomerase, translating into MLFMVEMTVNIPHDMPAEVAADIKAREKQYSQDLQRAGKWPHIWRVVGQYRNVSIFDVQDNEELHNLLSGLPLFPYMDIQVTALCRHPSAI; encoded by the coding sequence ATGTTATTTATGGTAGAAATGACCGTCAACATCCCTCATGACATGCCTGCAGAGGTCGCAGCAGACATCAAGGCACGGGAAAAACAATACTCGCAGGACTTGCAGCGGGCCGGTAAATGGCCGCATATCTGGCGCGTGGTAGGCCAGTATCGCAACGTAAGTATTTTTGATGTGCAGGACAATGAAGAGCTGCACAATCTGCTGTCCGGGCTGCCGCTGTTTCCCTATATGGATATCCAGGTAACCGCCCTGTGCCGTCATCCGTCTGCGATCTGA
- a CDS encoding Bug family tripartite tricarboxylate transporter substrate binding protein — MQLKKNIRRLSGIKAVCAAAALTGLFVTGTAAAAYPERPITWIVPFPPGGAMDVIARTLGESLAKDLGQPIVVENKPGAGGNIGSAQVANAKPDGYTIMIVANGMAVNPSLYKKLNYDPIADFAPISLLADVPNILVTQATRKDVNSVEDVIEQARANPGKYTYASAGVGTSIHLAGALFTYLGKLDMLHVPYKGSGPAVSDLLGGQVDYMFDSITSSKPHIDSGKLKALAITTSKRSASLPDVPTVAESGLPGYELRPWFATFAPAGTPPEVIQTLQKAMVKAMDTDKVKTTFKTIGAERIGSTPEELRTYLQSETDKWKQILSETGISAQ, encoded by the coding sequence ATGCAATTGAAAAAAAATATTCGTCGATTATCCGGCATCAAAGCCGTTTGTGCGGCGGCCGCGCTGACCGGCTTGTTTGTCACCGGCACTGCGGCCGCCGCCTATCCGGAACGTCCCATCACCTGGATCGTGCCTTTCCCGCCGGGCGGCGCAATGGATGTGATTGCGCGTACGCTGGGTGAGTCACTGGCCAAAGACCTGGGACAACCCATCGTTGTGGAAAATAAACCCGGCGCAGGCGGCAATATCGGCTCGGCCCAGGTGGCCAACGCCAAGCCTGACGGTTACACGATCATGATTGTTGCCAATGGTATGGCCGTCAATCCGTCACTCTACAAGAAACTGAACTACGATCCGATTGCAGATTTCGCACCCATCTCGCTGCTGGCAGATGTGCCTAATATTCTGGTGACGCAGGCTACTCGTAAAGACGTTAATTCGGTCGAAGACGTAATCGAACAGGCCAGGGCCAATCCCGGCAAATATACGTATGCGTCGGCTGGTGTGGGCACCTCTATTCATCTGGCCGGCGCGCTGTTCACGTATTTGGGAAAACTGGATATGCTGCATGTGCCCTATAAAGGCAGTGGTCCCGCCGTATCCGACCTGCTGGGCGGGCAGGTAGATTACATGTTTGACAGTATCACCTCATCCAAACCGCATATTGATTCCGGCAAGCTGAAGGCACTGGCAATTACCACCAGCAAGCGTTCGGCTTCGTTGCCCGACGTGCCGACTGTCGCCGAAAGTGGCCTGCCGGGGTATGAGTTACGCCCCTGGTTTGCCACTTTTGCGCCGGCAGGTACCCCACCCGAGGTGATTCAGACGCTGCAAAAAGCAATGGTGAAGGCCATGGATACCGACAAGGTGAAAACCACATTCAAGACGATTGGCGCCGAAAGAATCGGCAGTACGCCGGAAGAACTCAGGACGTACCTGCAGTCTGAAACCGACAAATGGAAGCAAATCCTGTCCGAGACCGGTATTTCGGCGCAGTAA
- a CDS encoding LysR family transcriptional regulator: protein MELRQIRYFQCVARELSFTRAARILHIAQPPLSRQIKMLEEELGVAVFERLGRGIVLTDAGRYFLDQTEKMTQRLEETINATRRIGKSDRIWFGVGFVPSTLYGHMPALIRQLRQLNTQVEIGLVEMTTLQQFEALKSGRIDIGVGRILLNDEEIERLILTDEPLVAALPSTHRLAAKKSVRLTDIIDEPLILYPARPRPSYADHVLNLFNQNGYSPQVIQEVNELQTAIGLVTAAIGIAIVPESVRRLHRDDVVYVELDEPTFTSPILLSWRKNDHSAFLEQVIGLFKRTTI from the coding sequence ATGGAATTAAGACAGATCCGCTACTTCCAGTGCGTAGCCCGCGAGCTGAGCTTTACCAGGGCGGCGCGGATTTTGCACATTGCCCAGCCGCCCCTGAGCCGGCAAATAAAAATGCTTGAGGAAGAACTGGGCGTGGCGGTATTCGAACGTCTGGGTCGCGGTATTGTGCTGACCGATGCGGGCCGTTACTTTCTGGATCAGACTGAAAAAATGACGCAACGGCTTGAAGAAACCATCAACGCCACGCGCCGCATTGGCAAGAGCGACCGCATCTGGTTCGGCGTGGGCTTCGTGCCATCCACGCTGTATGGTCATATGCCGGCCCTGATCCGGCAATTACGCCAATTGAACACGCAAGTAGAGATCGGCCTGGTGGAAATGACAACACTACAGCAGTTTGAAGCACTGAAATCCGGCCGAATCGATATCGGTGTCGGACGAATCCTGCTGAACGATGAGGAAATCGAACGCCTGATATTGACCGACGAGCCGCTGGTCGCAGCGCTACCCAGTACACATCGTCTGGCTGCAAAAAAATCAGTCCGGCTCACAGACATCATTGATGAGCCGCTCATCCTTTATCCAGCCAGACCGCGGCCAAGCTACGCAGATCATGTATTAAACCTGTTCAATCAGAACGGCTATTCCCCTCAGGTCATTCAGGAAGTCAATGAATTGCAGACGGCCATCGGGCTGGTGACGGCCGCTATCGGCATCGCCATTGTGCCCGAATCGGTGCGTCGCCTGCATCGCGACGATGTCGTGTATGTGGAACTGGATGAACCCACCTTCACCTCCCCCATCCTGCTGAGCTGGCGCAAAAACGATCACTCGGCATTCCTTGAACAGGTGATTGGCCTGTTTAAGCGCACCACCATATGA
- a CDS encoding transporter substrate-binding domain-containing protein, whose protein sequence is MKKYGVFESGGLRWITRAWITRTLEIVGFALMIGLAPGPTPAQEQAAASRAVTVGVYESPPFVTRENGQYTGMAIELWQSLENKLQLSSTYKSYPSYRKLIEAVRDGEIDAAVTNLTITRQRAQSIAFTQPWYDSGLRIMTPSKGSGSFQSILEGLSDSGHLTTFAWLLILALFATVIITLLDRRLDSEFPRRWREGLADNFFHTMSILTTGKTTHKNLFGWIGRIWSALWMVLGVAIIAYVTSSITSVMTTTSLTSQIHSLSDLPGKTVGVLGGSVGEDYVQERGIETRDYDSLDASVEALLSDDVDALVGDASVLEYFAHSQPGQPVRLVGTVFHPDKYGFGFPLQSDLLRPVTLELLGMHERGDIHKLRVKYFGDTR, encoded by the coding sequence ATGAAAAAGTACGGCGTATTTGAATCTGGCGGCCTTAGATGGATCACACGGGCATGGATCACACGAACACTTGAAATTGTCGGTTTTGCGCTGATGATCGGCCTGGCTCCCGGCCCGACCCCGGCACAGGAGCAGGCTGCAGCGTCCAGAGCTGTGACGGTTGGTGTGTATGAAAGCCCGCCCTTTGTCACGCGGGAAAACGGACAATATACCGGTATGGCAATTGAGCTTTGGCAGTCACTGGAGAATAAGCTGCAACTGTCATCTACCTATAAAAGCTATCCTTCCTATCGCAAACTCATAGAAGCGGTTCGTGACGGCGAAATAGATGCTGCAGTAACAAACCTCACCATCACCAGGCAACGTGCGCAGTCCATTGCGTTCACCCAACCCTGGTATGACTCTGGTCTGAGAATCATGACGCCGAGCAAGGGATCGGGCTCCTTTCAGAGCATACTGGAAGGGCTGTCTGACAGCGGTCACTTGACCACTTTTGCCTGGCTGCTGATCCTCGCCCTGTTTGCAACCGTCATCATCACCCTGCTAGATCGCAGGCTGGACAGCGAATTCCCGCGCAGATGGCGCGAAGGACTGGCGGATAATTTTTTCCATACCATGTCGATCCTGACCACCGGCAAGACCACGCATAAAAACCTGTTTGGATGGATTGGCCGCATATGGTCGGCATTATGGATGGTGCTGGGCGTCGCAATCATTGCCTATGTCACGTCATCAATCACAAGCGTCATGACAACGACCTCGCTGACCAGTCAGATCCATTCCCTGTCCGATTTACCTGGCAAGACTGTGGGTGTACTGGGCGGCAGCGTGGGCGAAGACTATGTTCAGGAACGGGGCATTGAGACACGGGATTATGACTCGCTGGATGCGTCGGTCGAGGCACTGCTATCGGACGACGTTGACGCGCTGGTCGGTGATGCATCGGTTCTGGAATACTTCGCCCATTCTCAGCCGGGGCAACCCGTACGTCTGGTCGGAACGGTGTTTCATCCCGACAAATACGGATTTGGTTTTCCCCTGCAAAGCGATCTGTTACGGCCCGTCACCCTGGAGTTGCTTGGCATGCACGAGCGCGGCGACATACACAAGCTGCGCGTGAAGTACTTCGGCGATACACGTTAG